A stretch of the Zeugodacus cucurbitae isolate PBARC_wt_2022May chromosome 6, idZeuCucr1.2, whole genome shotgun sequence genome encodes the following:
- the LOC105215106 gene encoding putative fatty acyl-CoA reductase CG8303, whose protein sequence is MAVISDHGSSTEELSLKEQHEKNLKNIGTVPEFFAHKNIFITGGTGFLGTVLIEELLDTHPDIGTIYVLVRGKRKFDPNERISRLLQKPIFQKFNEKSLAKVVPVVGELSEVNFGFNEAILNELIDKVNVIYHSAATIKFSSPLRTAIKTNLTGTMRTIELAKKLKNLSAYIYLSTAFCNSNNRGLIVEEVYKSQFDPYDMMKMAEDDAKWEDFTDEKCKEIIRDHPNTYTFTKNLSENLLMAEMSGLPAAIVRPSIVYGTWEHPMKGWVGNANSGHLGYLAGFVKGIFRTMCGRAASVIDIIPCDFVINSSLVMGWYVGTHPLEQPEVIHCTSGEVNPLTLREFCVIMNESVKRHPPNNFVWKPSTKLRNGWRYNLFFYLFHILPALAYTIPEKLFGIGMPQHTAYEYMRVFHKGTKAFDYFLDKDFRYSLKNALRIMSMMHESDKKRYNFDSSTCDWSEFIDRCLIGVRRFYFKEAAETTDWHRMYWRVFNIIHYLGFLVLFLFIFGICALLFGLTIGLTLSLAIWGFLVWL, encoded by the exons ATGGCTGTCATCAGTGATCATGGCAGCAGCACCGAAGAGCTGTCGCTCAAAGAGCAACATGAGAAGAATCTAAAGAATATCGGCACAGTGCCAGAGTTCTTTGCGCACAAGAACATTTTCATCACTGGTGGTACGGGCTTTCTGGGCACTGTGCTGATTGAGGAACTCTTGGATACACATCCCGACATTGGCACCATCTATGTATTGGTTAGAGGAAAACGCAAATTCGATCCTAATGAGCGTATAAGTCGTTTGCTGCAGAAACCG ATCTTCCAGAAATTCAATGAGAAGTCACTCGCTAAAGTCGTACCGGTTGTTGGCGAATTGAGTGAAGTGAATTTCGGCTTCAACGAGGCAATACTGAACGAACTCATCGATAAGGTGAATGTGATCTATCACAGCGCCGCCACAATCAAATTCAGTTCACCACTACGTACGGCCATCAAGACCAATTTAACCGGCACAATGCGCACAATAGAATTAgctaagaaattgaaaaatctctCCGCATACATTTATCTCTCCACCGCCTTTTGCAATAGCAACAATCGCGGCCTCATTGTCGAAGAAGTCTACAAatcacaatttgatccatatgaTATGATGAAAATGGCTGAGGATGATGCTAAATGGGAAGATTTCACAGACGAGAAATGTAAGGAGATCATACGCGATCACcccaatacatatacattcacAAAGAACCTATCGGAGAATCTACTAATGGCAGAGATGTCGGGATTGCCGGCGGCGATTGTGCGACCATCGATTG TTTACGGTACCTGGGAGCACCCGATGAAAGGTTGGGTCGGCAATGCAAATTCTGGTCATCTCGGCTATTTAGCCGGCTTCGTAAAGGGTATCTTCCGCACTATGTGCGGTCGTGCCGCCTCTGTCATCGATATTATACCATGCGATTTTGTGATCAACTCTTCATTAGTTATGGGCTGGTATGTGGGTACACATCCATTGGAACAACCCGAAGTCATACATTGCACATCGGGTGAGGTGAACCCGCTAACACTGCGTGAATTCTGTGTTATAATGAATGAGAGCGTCAAACGGCATCCACCAAATAATTTCGTCTGGAAACCTAGCACAAAATTGCGTAACGGTTGGCGTTACAATCTCTTCTTTTACCTCTTTCACATACTGCCCGCGCTCGCTTACACCATACCAGAAAAACTATTCGGTATTGGCATGCCACAGCATAC cGCCTACGAGTACATGCGCGTCTTTCACAAGGGCACCAAAGCATTCGACTACTTTTTGGACAAAGATTTCCGCTATTCATTAAAGAATGCCTTGCGCATTATGTCGATGATGCATGAGAGTGACAAAAAGCGTTATAACTTTGATTCGAGTACGTGTGATTGGTCCGAGTTCATTGATCGCTGTTTGATCGGTGTACGACGCTTCTACTTCAAGGAGGCTGCAGAGACCACTGATTGGCATCGCATGTATTGGAGAGT TTTCAATATCATACACTACCTTGGCTTCCTGGTGCTCTTCCTCTTCATCTTCGGCATTTGCGCATTGCTCTTCGGTTTAACTATTGGTCTTACGTTATCACTGGCCATTTGGGGCTTCCTGGTGTGGTTGTGA